The sequence GGGGTTGCTGCATGCTCTCTCCAAGTAACGTACGGGATTCGAATGGAGTTCGGCGGACCGTCGGCGCGCGCTAGCGATAGCTCAGGCCCATGGCCTGGCGCACCACGACCAGGGTTTCGCGGGCCTCATCGCGCGCCTGCTCGGCACCCTCGGCCAGGATGCTACGCACCAGGTCCGGATTCTGTTCGTAATCGGCCGCGCGTTCCTGAAGCGGTGCCAACTCCAGCTTGATCGCCTCGATCAGCGGCGCCTTGCATTCCAGGCAACCGATACCGGCAGTGCGGCAGCCCTGTTCAGCCCACTGACAGACCTCATCACCTGAATGCGCGAGATGCATCTGCCAAGCCGGGCAACGTGTCGGCTCGCCGGGATCATGACGGTGGACACGTGCCGGATCGGTCGGCATGCGCTTGATCTTTTCCTCGATGTCCGCAGGCGTGTCGCGCAGGAAAATCGAATTGCTGGCGGATTTGGCCATCTTGCCGCCATCCAGACCGGACACCTTGGGTGAATCGCTTAGCAGAGCCTGCGGCTCGGGAAGCAGTAGTCTGCCGCCCCCTTCCAGATAGCCGAACAAGCGCTCCTGATCGCCGAGCGTGATGGTCTGCTGGTCCTTGAGCAGGGCTCGCGCCGTATTCAGCGCCTCGAGATCACCCTGCTCCTGGTAGCTTTTGCGCAGGCTGGCGTAGAGCTTGGAGCTCTTCCTGCCGAGCTTGCGGATCGCCGCTTCGGCCTTCGCCTCGAAATCCTCCTCGCTCCCATAAAGGTGGTTGAAGCGCCGCGCCACGTCGCGCGCGAACTCGATATGGGGCAACTGGTCAGCGCCGACCGGCACCACCCCGGCGCGATAGGCCAGAATATCGGC comes from Stutzerimonas stutzeri and encodes:
- a CDS encoding tryptophan--tRNA ligase, producing the protein MRPNGRLHLGHYHGVLKNWIRLQHEYQCFFCIVDWHALTTDQAAGPDIARNVQDMAIDWLAAGVSPSSATLFIQSQVPEHAELHLLLSMVCPLAWLERVPSYKELQLDSQHKDLGTYGFLGYPLLQAADILAYRAGVVPVGADQLPHIEFARDVARRFNHLYGSEEDFEAKAEAAIRKLGRKSSKLYASLRKSYQEQGDLEALNTARALLKDQQTITLGDQERLFGYLEGGGRLLLPEPQALLSDSPKVSGLDGGKMAKSASNSIFLRDTPADIEEKIKRMPTDPARVHRHDPGEPTRCPAWQMHLAHSGDEVCQWAEQGCRTAGIGCLECKAPLIEAIKLELAPLQERAADYEQNPDLVRSILAEGAEQARDEARETLVVVRQAMGLSYR